The sequence below is a genomic window from Ficedula albicollis isolate OC2 chromosome 2, FicAlb1.5, whole genome shotgun sequence.
ggggggggggggggggggggggggggggggggggggggggggggggggggggggggggggggggggggggggggggggggggggggggggggggggggggggggggggggggggggggggggggggggggggggggggggggggggggggggggggggggggggggggggggggggggggggggggggggggggggggggggggggggggggggggggggggggggggggggggggggggggggggggggggggggggggggggggggggggggggggggggggggggggggggggggggggggggggggggggggggggggggggggggggggggggggggggggggggggggggggggggggggggggggggggggggggggggggggggggggggggggggggggggggggggggggggggggggggggggggggggggggggggggggggggggggggggggggggggggggggggggggggggggggggggggggggggggggggggggggggggggggggggggggggggggggggggggggggggggggggggggggggggggggggggggggggggggggggggggggggggggggggggggggggggggggcagctgggCATCCTGCAGGTAGTCGAGGTACTTGCCGGCCAGGGCGGGAGGCAGGCGGCACTGCACGAAGACGGTGAGCAGGCGGCCCTGCGAGTGCCAGGCCGCCAGCCAGCGCTTGAGGCCGCGAAGGCGGCAGTCGCAGCTCCAGGCATTGCCCTCCAGCTCCAGGCGGTagagggccaggctggaggcgAAGAGCTCGCCGGGGAGCGTGGCCAGCGCGTTGTCCCGCAGGCTGAGCTCCCGCAAGCGGCCGAGGCGGCCGAAGGCGGCCGGGTGCAGGGCGGTCAGTGCGTTGCGGCTCAGATCCAGCGTCTCCAGGCTGTCCAGCGGCTCCAGCAGGGTGGCAGGGAGGTGGCTCAGCAGGTTCCCCTCCAGGCGCAGCTCCTTCAGCGAGCCCAGCCCCCTGAAAGCATCCGGGGCCAGGTGAGACAGTCGGTTGCCACTGAGTGAGAGCTTCGCCAAGCCGGGCAGGTGCTGGAAGAGCCCCCCTGTCAGCTGCCGCAGGCTGttgctggccagcagcagggtgtgAAGGGAGCGCAGCGGCCCGAAGATGTCCGGGTGGCGAAGGGAGCTCTGCTGGTTCCCTGAGAGGTCGAGGAAGCGCAACTTGGCCAGGCCGGTGAAGGCACCGCGACTCAGCCAGCGGATGCGGTTGGACTCCAGGTGCAGATAGAGTAAGTTTGGCAGCCCTGAGAAAGTGGAATCGCCCAGCGAGCCCAGCTCGTTGCCATCCAGTCGCAGCTTGACGAGGCTGTCGAGGCCAGAGAAGCAGGCAGCGCTGAGACGGCCGATCTCGTTGGCGTTCACGTAGAGGATGCGCAGCTTGGCCAGGGTGCTGAGCGTGCCAGGGGCCAGCGCTGGCAGCAGGTTGTTGCCCAAGTAGAGCTCCTCCAGCCGCTCCAGGCGCTCAAAGGCCTTGGGGTGCAGCGAGCGGATCCGGTTGTACTGCAGGTCCAGGCGCTGGAGCCCTGCCAGGCGGTGGAAGTCGAAGGCGGAGATGTTGGCGATGAAGTTGCCGCCGAGGCTGTAGGTGAGGATATCCTGCGGCTCGGCAGTCTTGGGCACGGAGCGCAGGCCCCGG
It includes:
- the TRIL gene encoding TLR4 interactor with leucine rich repeats, whose protein sequence is MGAPRRVRLMVLPRVLWGSVALILLLLLLPAAEPICPEPCDCQQHQHLLCTNRGLRSVPKTAEPQDILTYSLGGNFIANISAFDFHRLAGLQRLDLQYNRIRSLHPKAFERLERLEELYLGNNLLPALAPGTLSTLAKLRILYVNANEIGRLSAACFSGLDSLVKLRLDGNELGSLGDSTFSGLPNLLYLHLESNRIRWLSRGAFTGLAKLRFLDLSGNQQSSLRHPDIFGPLRSLHTLLLASNSLRQLTGGLFQHLPGLAKLSLSGNRLSHLAPDAFRGLGSLKELRLEGNLLSHLPATLLEPLDSLETLDLSRNALTALHPAAFGRLGRLRELSLRDNALATLPGELFASSLALYRLELEGNAWSCDCRLRGLKRWLAAWHSQGRLLTVFVQCRLPPALAGKYLDYLQDAQLPP